In Candidatus Hydrogenedentota bacterium, a single genomic region encodes these proteins:
- a CDS encoding DUF5011 domain-containing protein, giving the protein MKSGQIRKLFLLLLLAGIAVGTAQAQTACLSIQRTVSGCAIAGADVDVTVTIESACEEEISALGLRETIPEGWTYQGSTLTAEPRLESEIGSTGTIEFGWVEIPTFPATFTYTLAVPEGASGSEAISGNVLYREDNGEVAGGVVETSVCIEAGGEGEGEGEGEGEGEGEGEGEGEGEGEGEGEGEGEGETGAPVITLLGLANVSMECGTAFTDPGVTAQDTEDGDLTDSVIKLGSVNIHDAGVYVLTYNVIDSDGNSAAQVVRTVTVSDNTPPNVTLVGPATVNQSCGAPFLDLGATATDVCDGTLSVVMETEMDLTQPGTYTVTYRATDASGHSDTATRTVIVEDTEGPEITLLGASPFPLECGTPYEEPGATAVDACDGEVATVSVVTNTVNPSVPGTYSVTYQATDQGGRVSIVTRDVLVADTDAPEIHLVGSALVEIDCGTAWTDPGATAIDACEGVVEVTSDAETVVNTTEAGSYEITYLAEDSLGQLSVATRTVVVGGPACEGGSAVCPLTEFTVSQPAGDTIFIPEGAGQQRVLFSASTFFGDDADCTVGTTRVTYTVDGASQLSENRAAGYPVVFFLTAGEYTVDAVAEVVETGSTLSQQFALTVATAPDADQDGLVDQPFTSLAVESDIWTTDTQAPGSDGTTTMTTWFGDCDGASDERVEVRVRNPENSAQVLTVSVERALLDCEEQGILTVAFGESLGNIFNPSEAGAIPAAPAGVADDGPFFDVTLVVSGNGGDSFAPIAASRLAARPVRFSLTGVDIPDAETASFVRFPTTAAPDGNGGFDLEVGEGTWSSASIQNVTVGGATLQGEAVNLSLFAPLTPEAGKDPNGASCAPGQGVGTFWAGDLVVALGLLALLVWSGRARVVR; this is encoded by the coding sequence ATGAAATCAGGCCAGATCCGCAAATTGTTCCTCCTTCTCCTGCTGGCTGGCATTGCCGTGGGAACGGCGCAGGCTCAGACCGCCTGTCTTTCCATCCAGCGAACCGTGTCGGGTTGCGCCATCGCCGGCGCCGATGTGGACGTGACCGTAACCATAGAGAGCGCCTGCGAAGAGGAAATCTCCGCGCTTGGTCTGCGCGAGACGATTCCCGAGGGCTGGACCTATCAGGGTTCAACGCTGACCGCCGAGCCTCGCCTGGAATCGGAAATCGGCTCGACGGGTACAATCGAATTCGGCTGGGTCGAGATACCGACATTTCCCGCGACCTTCACCTATACCCTTGCCGTCCCGGAAGGCGCGTCCGGCAGCGAAGCGATCAGCGGTAACGTGCTGTATCGGGAAGACAATGGCGAAGTGGCGGGCGGCGTCGTAGAGACCAGTGTTTGCATCGAGGCGGGTGGTGAGGGTGAAGGTGAAGGGGAAGGCGAAGGTGAGGGAGAAGGCGAAGGGGAAGGGGAAGGCGAAGGGGAAGGCGAAGGCGAAGGCGAAGGCGAAGGCGAAGGCGAGACGGGTGCGCCGGTCATCACGCTGCTCGGTCTGGCCAATGTCTCCATGGAATGCGGTACCGCGTTTACGGATCCCGGTGTTACGGCGCAGGATACCGAAGACGGCGACCTGACCGATAGTGTAATCAAGCTTGGCTCGGTAAATATCCATGATGCGGGCGTCTATGTGTTGACCTACAACGTCATCGACAGCGACGGGAACAGCGCGGCCCAGGTGGTGCGCACCGTCACGGTATCCGACAACACCCCGCCCAACGTTACCCTGGTGGGCCCGGCGACGGTGAATCAGTCCTGCGGCGCGCCGTTCCTCGATCTTGGCGCAACCGCGACGGATGTCTGCGATGGTACACTGTCTGTGGTTATGGAGACGGAGATGGATCTGACCCAGCCGGGGACGTACACGGTGACCTATCGGGCCACGGACGCTTCGGGCCATTCCGACACGGCCACGCGGACGGTGATTGTGGAAGACACCGAAGGTCCGGAGATCACGCTACTGGGCGCATCGCCTTTCCCGCTGGAGTGCGGCACGCCCTATGAAGAACCGGGGGCGACCGCCGTGGACGCCTGTGATGGCGAAGTGGCCACGGTTTCCGTTGTGACCAATACGGTTAACCCGTCGGTACCCGGCACCTATTCCGTGACCTATCAGGCGACGGATCAGGGTGGGCGAGTCTCGATTGTGACCCGCGACGTGCTTGTGGCGGATACGGATGCGCCGGAGATTCACCTTGTGGGCAGTGCGCTGGTTGAGATCGACTGCGGTACCGCGTGGACCGATCCCGGCGCCACCGCCATCGATGCCTGTGAGGGTGTGGTGGAGGTTACGAGTGACGCGGAGACGGTGGTGAACACGACCGAGGCCGGGTCCTATGAGATCACCTATCTTGCCGAAGACAGCCTGGGCCAGCTTTCCGTGGCGACACGCACGGTGGTCGTGGGTGGTCCGGCGTGCGAGGGCGGTTCCGCCGTGTGCCCCCTGACGGAATTCACGGTCAGCCAGCCGGCGGGCGATACCATCTTCATACCCGAGGGCGCGGGGCAGCAGCGCGTGTTGTTTTCCGCGTCCACGTTCTTCGGCGACGACGCGGATTGCACGGTCGGCACGACCCGCGTTACCTACACGGTGGACGGCGCCTCGCAGCTTTCCGAGAACCGGGCCGCGGGCTACCCCGTGGTGTTTTTCCTGACGGCGGGCGAGTATACGGTTGACGCCGTTGCTGAAGTGGTGGAGACCGGCAGCACCCTTTCGCAGCAGTTTGCGCTGACTGTGGCCACCGCCCCCGATGCGGATCAGGATGGCCTCGTGGATCAGCCCTTCACCAGCCTGGCGGTGGAGAGTGATATCTGGACGACCGACACGCAGGCCCCCGGCAGCGACGGCACGACGACCATGACCACCTGGTTTGGCGATTGCGACGGCGCCTCGGACGAGCGTGTGGAAGTGCGGGTGCGCAATCCCGAGAACAGCGCCCAGGTGCTTACGGTTTCCGTGGAGCGGGCTTTGCTGGATTGTGAGGAGCAGGGCATCCTGACGGTTGCCTTTGGCGAGAGCCTGGGGAACATATTTAACCCTTCAGAGGCAGGCGCGATTCCGGCCGCGCCCGCCGGCGTTGCGGACGACGGGCCTTTCTTTGATGTGACGCTGGTGGTAAGCGGCAATGGCGGCGATTCCTTCGCGCCCATCGCCGCGAGCCGACTGGCGGCGCGTCCGGTACGGTTCAGCCTCACCGGTGTCGACATTCCCGACGCGGAAACGGCGTCCTTCGTGCGCTTCCCGACGACGGCGGCGCCGGATGGCAACGGTGGCTTCGATCTGGAAGTGGGCGAGGGAACTTGGAGCTCGGCCTCCATTCAGAATGTGACCGTGGGTGGCGCCACCCTCCAGGGCGAGGCGGTGAATCTGTCCCTCTTCGCCCCGCTGACCCCCGAGGCGGGCAAGGATCCGAAT
- a CDS encoding tetratricopeptide repeat protein, translating into MAENESKSAVAHGVAGEAETQGDWQQLLDYIKENPKTVIGGIAFVVLCALAGGIYSLNASVKDRHAMTAYADALDEEDAAARAEALQAVAAAGNRWSVEALYLSGEAHIEAKAYDKAREALGKVVNDHGDSDYAPQAAEALAFLDENEGKLEEALAGYTKVFESWDDTFTGRRQPLNMARIQEELGKLPEAIASYNKQKEIFPDSTFATSADQALSRLKSEHPDLFPAETAPAAAAAPAAAPESAAAPEAAPAPEAAPAPEAAPAPEAAPVPETAPAPETAPAPEAPAAQ; encoded by the coding sequence ATGGCTGAGAACGAATCGAAGTCCGCCGTCGCCCACGGCGTTGCAGGTGAAGCTGAAACGCAGGGCGACTGGCAGCAGTTGCTGGACTATATCAAGGAGAACCCCAAGACGGTAATCGGCGGTATCGCGTTTGTGGTGCTGTGCGCGTTGGCGGGTGGTATCTACAGTCTGAACGCCTCCGTCAAAGATCGTCACGCCATGACGGCCTATGCCGATGCGCTGGACGAAGAAGACGCCGCCGCGCGGGCCGAGGCTCTGCAGGCGGTGGCCGCGGCGGGCAATCGGTGGAGTGTGGAAGCGCTCTATCTTTCCGGCGAGGCGCATATCGAGGCCAAGGCCTATGACAAGGCCCGCGAGGCGCTGGGTAAAGTCGTAAACGACCATGGGGATTCCGACTATGCGCCCCAGGCGGCGGAAGCGCTGGCCTTCCTGGATGAGAACGAGGGCAAGCTGGAGGAGGCGCTGGCGGGTTACACCAAAGTGTTTGAATCCTGGGACGATACCTTTACGGGACGTCGCCAGCCCCTGAACATGGCCCGTATCCAGGAGGAACTGGGCAAGCTACCCGAGGCGATTGCCTCCTACAACAAGCAAAAAGAGATTTTTCCCGATTCGACTTTTGCAACAAGTGCGGATCAGGCGCTTTCCCGCTTGAAGTCGGAGCATCCGGATCTCTTCCCGGCCGAGACTGCTCCGGCAGCCGCCGCCGCGCCTGCCGCGGCCCCCGAGTCTGCTGCGGCTCCCGAGGCCGCTCCGGCACCCGAGGCTGCTCCGGCGCCCGAGGCTGCTCCGGCTCCCGAGGCCGCTCCGGTCCCCGAGACCGCTCCGGCCCCCGAGACCGCTCCGGCCCCCGAGGCTCCCGCCGCACAATAG
- a CDS encoding DUF547 domain-containing protein: MTSPKSEKSYYGPFFWVAAVSFIVPLFVAVRAFDHIGATAGPTPVPDASGVDHALWDYALKAYVANGLVDYDGIAKDQAFRTYLKQLGAAQPDKLATDNERLALLCNAYNAFVISGVIRHEIRDSVNNYTDPTSKKGFFDIPEYIFANETLSLNAIEHKKIREPFGDPRIHVALVCAALSCPAIRPEAYEGSRLDAQLDDQSRLFANDPKHVFFDAEKKEIRLSRILQWYGKDWDGVGGYLQWLHERVEDPVLKGALLQAATEEVAVKYFEYDWVLNTSNELKPGGSADPSSGAFGSGSIPNE, from the coding sequence ATGACCTCCCCAAAATCTGAAAAATCCTATTATGGCCCCTTCTTCTGGGTTGCCGCCGTGTCCTTTATTGTGCCGCTGTTCGTGGCGGTGCGCGCTTTTGACCACATCGGCGCGACGGCGGGCCCCACACCGGTGCCGGATGCGTCGGGGGTGGACCATGCTCTCTGGGACTACGCGCTGAAGGCTTACGTGGCGAATGGCCTGGTGGACTACGACGGCATCGCGAAGGATCAGGCTTTCCGCACCTACCTGAAGCAATTGGGCGCGGCCCAGCCGGACAAATTGGCCACAGACAACGAGCGACTCGCCCTGCTGTGCAACGCCTACAACGCTTTCGTGATCAGCGGCGTGATCCGCCACGAGATTCGCGATTCGGTGAATAACTACACCGATCCGACCAGCAAGAAAGGCTTTTTTGACATCCCCGAGTACATTTTCGCCAATGAAACGCTTAGTCTGAACGCTATCGAGCACAAGAAAATCCGGGAACCCTTCGGCGATCCGCGCATTCACGTGGCGCTGGTCTGCGCGGCCTTGAGTTGCCCCGCGATACGTCCCGAGGCGTACGAAGGGAGTCGGCTTGACGCCCAGCTCGACGATCAGTCCCGTCTTTTCGCCAACGACCCGAAGCACGTGTTCTTTGACGCGGAAAAGAAGGAGATCCGGCTCAGCCGGATACTCCAGTGGTATGGCAAGGACTGGGACGGGGTCGGCGGCTACCTGCAATGGCTTCACGAGCGGGTCGAGGATCCTGTTTTGAAAGGGGCGCTCCTCCAGGCGGCGACCGAGGAGGTGGCGGTGAAATACTTTGAGTATGACTGGGTATTAAATACCAGCAACGAGCTGAAGCCGGGCGGCAGCGCCGATCCCAGTTCGGGCGCTTTTGGTTCGGGTTCCATTCCGAACGAGTGA
- a CDS encoding NAD(P)-binding domain-containing protein: protein MATTDAQKAPRKIIATVPPQEILPIVDGNFESNVKGIYVIGDVTGLPLVKVAANHGVALLDKMEKQGRFAASQGREGLDLVIIGAGPAGLSAALEAQARGLRFVVLERTKAASTVRAFPPGKKVYAEPRYLKNSSGLETEGDLERDDFVARVDALVAEKALPIKEGTEVARVVKRGEGAFDVVTANDKTFQTANVVVAVGRQGQPRLLDVPGAEFSQKVTYRLHTDEDYHDKDVLIVGGGNSAIEAALMLAEHNRVTLSYRGDTFFRAKAENRAALEAVEQEGRIAVLRKSEVTEIRESEVLLRVDGATQSVPNDNVIILIGTLPPVDFLLDMGLELDGVWTAKRFIYSGLGIAAGIFVYFYAQYFSLHPDKAGAGQWYLPWASGLAGGPVLPAIHLLAGYALPVAWLLLLGLVLMNKNLGARGRSPLIRVPAAGGLLALGALVYGVYSVAPSIFTVDEAQSGPGPYFIPGFSWLYAVVPTYFGNLYGFYYLLYFTGITGFGLYWAWRANHRRIWIRNLTIIATQWTLWWGIPTFLVVFIGRNPWTPLIGRSLNAWPLKMNAFEVEAAGPGDPAWWHTVAVVGVVWAVVLTFIVIPLFTIKWGKIYCSYICSCGALAETVGNSYRHRGPKGDWPRRLERFGFVFILLAAVGTIAHLLGYSLPYNLYNVWVGTFLSGAIAVGLYPFLGQRVWCRMWCPLAFWMNFWGRWSKFKISPEKGKCIDCNVCNQYCQMGIDIKSRALQGIPVTLKDTPCVGCAECVVRCPMEILHIGEAPERV, encoded by the coding sequence ATGGCCACCACAGACGCCCAGAAAGCACCCCGCAAGATCATCGCCACGGTTCCCCCGCAGGAGATTCTGCCCATCGTTGATGGGAACTTTGAATCGAATGTGAAGGGGATTTACGTGATTGGCGACGTGACGGGACTGCCGCTGGTCAAGGTGGCGGCGAACCATGGCGTGGCCCTTTTGGACAAGATGGAGAAGCAGGGGCGTTTTGCCGCGTCGCAAGGACGCGAGGGCCTCGATCTGGTTATTATCGGCGCGGGGCCCGCAGGGCTTTCGGCCGCGCTGGAAGCCCAGGCGCGGGGGCTGCGCTTTGTGGTGTTGGAGCGCACGAAGGCGGCGAGCACGGTCCGCGCTTTCCCACCGGGTAAGAAGGTCTATGCAGAGCCGCGTTATTTGAAGAATTCGAGCGGCCTGGAGACCGAAGGTGATTTAGAGCGGGACGATTTTGTCGCCCGGGTCGATGCACTGGTTGCGGAGAAGGCCCTTCCCATAAAAGAGGGAACGGAGGTGGCGCGGGTGGTGAAGCGGGGCGAAGGGGCTTTCGACGTGGTCACGGCCAACGACAAGACCTTTCAGACCGCCAATGTGGTGGTGGCCGTGGGGCGTCAGGGCCAACCGCGTTTGCTGGATGTGCCCGGCGCCGAATTTAGCCAGAAGGTGACCTATCGCCTCCACACGGACGAAGACTATCACGATAAAGACGTACTCATCGTGGGTGGCGGCAACTCGGCGATCGAGGCGGCCCTCATGCTCGCGGAGCACAATCGCGTGACCCTGAGCTATCGCGGCGACACGTTTTTTCGCGCCAAGGCGGAGAATCGGGCGGCGCTGGAGGCGGTCGAGCAGGAGGGGCGCATCGCTGTCCTGCGCAAGAGCGAGGTGACCGAGATTCGGGAGTCGGAGGTGCTTTTACGCGTGGATGGCGCGACCCAGTCCGTGCCCAACGACAACGTGATCATTCTCATTGGCACCCTGCCGCCCGTAGACTTCCTCTTGGACATGGGTCTGGAACTGGATGGCGTCTGGACGGCGAAGCGCTTCATTTATTCCGGCCTGGGCATCGCCGCCGGTATATTCGTGTACTTTTATGCCCAGTATTTTTCACTCCATCCCGACAAGGCTGGCGCGGGGCAGTGGTATCTGCCCTGGGCGAGCGGGCTGGCCGGGGGGCCGGTGCTTCCCGCAATTCACCTGCTGGCGGGCTATGCCCTGCCGGTGGCGTGGCTGCTATTGCTCGGTCTGGTATTAATGAATAAAAACTTAGGCGCGCGCGGACGGAGTCCCTTGATACGGGTGCCGGCGGCCGGTGGATTGCTGGCGCTGGGGGCGCTGGTCTATGGCGTCTATTCTGTGGCGCCCTCGATCTTTACGGTGGACGAAGCCCAGTCGGGACCGGGCCCCTATTTTATCCCGGGCTTCTCGTGGCTCTACGCTGTGGTGCCGACGTACTTCGGCAACCTCTACGGCTTCTACTACCTCCTGTATTTCACCGGAATTACCGGCTTCGGACTCTACTGGGCCTGGCGCGCGAATCACCGGCGCATCTGGATCCGTAATCTCACCATCATCGCGACCCAGTGGACCCTGTGGTGGGGTATCCCCACCTTCCTCGTGGTCTTCATCGGGCGCAACCCCTGGACGCCCCTCATTGGTCGTTCGTTGAATGCCTGGCCCCTGAAGATGAACGCCTTTGAGGTGGAGGCCGCCGGGCCCGGCGACCCCGCCTGGTGGCACACCGTGGCCGTGGTCGGCGTGGTGTGGGCCGTCGTGCTCACCTTTATTGTCATACCGCTTTTCACCATCAAATGGGGCAAGATCTATTGCTCCTACATCTGCTCCTGCGGCGCACTGGCGGAGACCGTGGGAAACAGTTATCGCCATCGCGGCCCCAAGGGCGACTGGCCCCGCCGGCTGGAGCGTTTCGGCTTCGTCTTTATTCTGCTGGCGGCGGTGGGCACCATTGCCCACCTGCTCGGCTACAGCCTGCCCTACAACTTGTACAACGTGTGGGTCGGCACCTTTCTTTCCGGCGCCATTGCCGTCGGGCTCTATCCCTTCCTCGGCCAGCGCGTCTGGTGCCGCATGTGGTGCCCGCTCGCCTTCTGGATGAACTTCTGGGGGCGCTGGTCCAAGTTCAAGATCTCGCCCGAGAAAGGCAAATGCATCGACTGCAACGTGTGCAACCAATACTGCCAGATGGGGATTGATATTAAGTCCCGCGCGCTGCAGGGTATACCGGTGACCTTGAAAGATACGCCCTGCGTGGGCTGTGCGGAGTGCGTGGTGCGGTGTCCCATGGAGATCCTCCACATCGGCGAAGCGCCGGAACGGGTTTAG